The DNA window TCCCCCGTACCGTATCCACCGACATTCACATTTACACATGGTACGGTGTCCATGGTTCGTAGGCCTGGGGTATCACCCATATAGCCAACCATGTTTTTCCCTGCCAACATGTTGTTATTGATAAGTGGTCCTGAAAGGGATCTGAACCACTCTACTTTACTTCCTTTAGGTAGATATTTCTCCCACAACTTAGCCTGTTTGTTAATGTCTGCACACCAATGGTGGACACAATATGGCTGGAAACCAACGGTTATCTTAACAGGGTCGCCAACTCTACCGAATTCTCCCCTGGGCTCGCCATATTTGGAAGCTATCTCCCAGTATTCTGCCGGAATCTTCTTTTCAGCAGCATATGCCCCTCTCTTGTAAGGCACGGGTTCCATGAGTATGGGTGTTACGGTAGCGAGTCCAGTTACCACGGCTGTCCTTATAAAATCGCGCCGAGTCATTCCAAACTTCTCTTTTTCTTCATGCTCAGACTCAAGAAAACGATCATAATTTTTATTCATAAATTTCACCTCCTTTCTTTTTAGGATTTAAGGAACTCCCGATAATTTATTACAAAACTGATAATTATAATTTATACTTTCCCTGCCTTACATAAAATACCCCTCATCTGCGCATGCCCATCAAACTCTTCAAATGGAGGACCGTCAGAAGTAATTGTGTTGATATTAGATTGGGAATAGCCATGTTCAGGCTCTTGGTACTCGGGGAACCACCAACCCATAAGCATTGAGACAACGTTAGGATGTATCTCTTTCACAAACTTAGCCTTGCCTTTAACTCGCTCCCCTTTTAGTTGGAAGGATTCCAGCCACATCCAATCCCCTTCATTAATGCCTAAATTCCTGGCAGTCTGTGGATGGATCTCTATTTCTGGTTCAGAAGCTTTCTTGCGTATAGAAGGACAATTACGCTGCTCAGTATGCATGTAATACCTGATACGGTGGTTGATCATGATTAGCGGATATTCTTTCCATAAGTCTGGCGTACTAAGCGGACTAACCGGCTCTTCCTTATAATTTGGTAAGGGGTCATAGCGAAGTTTCATGAAGCGGGTTGAATAAAGTTCAATCTTTCCCGTAGGGGTATTCCATAACCATCCAGGTCTTTCATACTTCTTAAACTCCACCGGGAATTCAATTCGTTGCCCGGGGTGACCCAGAAGATCATCGAAAGTTATCCCCAAGCTTTCAAGACAATAATTGTTGAATTCATCTACATTATCCCAGGGCACATCTGCCCCCATCCTTTTGCCCAGCTCAAGGACTATCAGGCGGTCATCCCAACATTCTCCAGGAGGCTCTACGACCTTGGGACAGGCGACGATTGTATTTCCATAACCCTCCCAGCTATTTGTAACAACATTTGTCTCAGCCCAATGGGCGGCCGGGAGCACTAAATCTGCCAATTCAGCGGTCGGTGTCATAAAGATGTCCGCCACAACCATAAAGTCAAGTTGTTTAAGAATATTCCAGACTTTTTTTGCATTTTCTGCATGAACTACTGGATTTGCTCCAGGAAGGTACAAACCCCTTACCTTTCCCTTTTTAATCGCCTCTAATAATAAGTAATTATGACTCACATAATCGTTAAAAAAGTCCGTCTCTCGGGGACCAGACCAGATTGGATACTCGTTGTATCCAATCCTTTTTGCCTCCAACTCAGGTGCCCGACCCCAATTACGCGCTAACCACCATATATCTTTAAATCCTTTAAGATAAGTGTTCTTTGTGCCAGGTTTAGTAGAGTAGGTAGTTGGCGTTGGTAGAAGGTTCCCACCAGGAACATCTATATCGCCTTTAATAGCTATGAGGCAACTAATTGCTCGGGAGGCTTGGGTGGAATTGAGAGACTGCCCATCTACTCCCACTCGGGTACGGATACACGAGGGGCGAGTTTTACCATATAACCTCGCTGCCTCGATAATCTGTTCTTTAGGAAGCCAAGTGATTTGTGAAACCCGCTCGGGAGTCCAAGGCTGAACCCTTTCTCGAAGTTCATCAAAACCATAACAGTGCTTTTTTACAAAATCTTTATCGTACATTTCCTCCTCAATGAGTATATGAAGCCATCCTAAGGCTAAGGCGCCATCTGACCCAGGACGAATTCTAAGCCATATATCTGATTTTTTGGCTGCTGGGATAGGCCGGGGGTCGATAACGATAACCTTGGCTCCTTTCTTTTGAGCATTGAATATCTTTATTGACTTAGCAGGCCCAGTCTCAGTTATATTCGCACCCCACAGTACAATACACTTACTATGTTCAAAATCTATTCGGGTCTCCCATGTAACCCTCGCTCCAATAGTGTAATGGTCGGCCAAAGCTCCTCCTTTTGAGCACTGGTAATTAGAATCGTAAACATTTGGTGTGTTGAGAATCTTAGAAGATAGATGGGATGCCATTACTGTCGTGAATTTATGGTGGGAACTGATTCCTACGCAATTAGCTTCAGGTCCGTATCGTTTCCTGATTTCTTTGAATTTGCCAGCCATCAGATCGAGGGCTTCATCCCAACTAATCCGGCTCCATTGTCCCCCACCTCTTTCTCCGATCCTTTTAAGTGGGTAGAGAACTCTATCAGAGTTATACAATATTTCGTGTAAATAAGCTCCTTTTTCACAGCGAGAAGTTTTAATTTTAACTAGCCGCCCATCTTCTACTTGACACTGTATTTTGCAATTCTCGTGACAGTTTTGGCATACTGTGTCTACGGTTCTTATAGAGTGATCCAATGTGTCTACGATTCTTATAGCGTGTTCCTTGGATAAATGCTTGTTCTTCTTCATGTCGGCCTCATTTGGGCTCTACTCTACCACCCCTACACAAGATGCCTCTCATTTGGGCATGACCGTTGAATTCTTCAAATGGGGGGCCATCTGAAATAATTGTGTTCACATTATATTCAAAAACGCCATGTTCTGGTTCTTCTATTTCTGGATACCACCAGCCCTGAGAGATGGAGACGACATTGGGATGCATTTTTTCAACAAATTTAGCCCTACCTTTTACCCGCTCTCCTTTGAGTTGGTAGGATTCCAACCACATCCAGTCTCCATCCTCGACGCCTAACTCTTTTGCCGTTTGGGGATGGATCTCAATCTCAGGTTCAGACGCCAGTCTGCGCAGAGAGGGACAATCAAACCGTTCTGAATTCTGATAGAACCTTAGCCGGTGATGGACCATTATAAGAGGATATTCTTTCCATACATCAGGTGTACTGATAGGGCTAACGGGATCTTCTTTATAGTTTGGCAATGGATCGTAGCCAATCTTCTTAAACCAGTACGAATAGAGTTCAATCTTTCCCGTAGGCGTGTTCCATTTCCAGCTAGGCAGTTTATACTTTTTAAACTCCATAGGAAATATCATCTGATGTTTGGGCTGAGCCATAAGCTCTTCATAAGTCGTTCCAACAGGCTCCAGCATCCAGTTGTGAAGTTCATCAATATTATTATAGGGCATATCCGCACCCATCCTTTTGCCCAGCTCAATTACTATCTTCATGTCGTCCCAAGCTTCTCCAGGTGGGTCTACTACTTTAGGACAGGCGACGATGCTGTTGCCATAAGGCGCTCCTGGAGCCCCACTGAGTGTATGATTTAAACTGTCAATTTCGGCTGAATGAGCCGCAGGGAGAACCAAGTCTGCAATTTCAGCCGTAGGAGTCATAAAAATATCGCTTACCACCATAAAATCAAGTCCTTTAAGAATATTCCAGAGCCTTTTGGGGTTGGCGTAATGGGCTATCGCATTATTGCCTGGGATATAAAGACCTCTGATTTTGCCCTGCTCCATAAAATCCAATAACCCAGGGTAATGACTGTTATAATCGAACCAGCTTATTTCCTGAGGGCCATTGTAAATTGGATACTCGCGGTATCCTGGTCTTTTAGCCTCGAGATCCGGGGAACGGCGCCAGTTTCGCATCATCCAGTAGATATTTCTAAACCCGTTAAGGGTTGTGTTCAGGTATTCCCTTGGTCCAAGGGCAGTAGCGGTAGGGATATCAGTAGGTGTATGAATAATATTACCTCCGATAGAATCCAGATCGCCCTTGATACTGAAAATGCAAGTGATTGCCCGGCAGGTTTGGGTGGAATTAAGAGACTGCCCATCTACACCCAGTCGCGTGTGGATACAAGAGGGGCGAGTTCGACCATATAACCTCGCCGCTTCAATAATCTGTTCTTTGGGGACCCAGGTGATTTTTTCAGCCCGCTCAGGAGTCCAAGGCTCAACTCGTTCTTTAAGTTCGTCAAAACCAATGCACTGTTCTGTCACGAATTCTTTATCGTACAGTTCCTCATTAATCATGACATGGAGCCACGCCAAAGCCAATGCACCATCTGATTGCGGTCGAACCCTGAGCCAAATATCCGCCCTCTTAGCCGTCTCTGAAAAACGTGGATCAATAACAATAATCTTTGCACCTTTCTTCTGGACATTGAACATATTTCTGGCTTTAACTGGCCTGGTATCTATTACATTCGCCCCCCAGAGGACAATGCACTTGCTGTTCTCATAATCAATACGGGTTTCCCATGTAACCCATTCCCCGAAGGTATAGAAATCGGAGATGCAGCTGCATTGTGAACATTGGTAATTGGCGTCTAATATGTTTGGGGTGTTGAGGAATTTTGCTAAACTATGACATGCATCGCATGTTCTTTCTTTGTGGTGGGAGGTAATGCCAACACAATTAGCCTCTGGTCCATAACGATCTTTAATTTCAGTGAACTTCTTTGCCATTAAATCGAGGGCTTCGTCCCAACTGATCTGAATCCAATTCCCGGTACCCTTTTCTCCAGCCGCCTTCAATGGATACTTTAATCGCCTTGGATGATGCAAAGTTTCTGCCATGTATAATCCCTTTTCACAGCCTGTATGTAATACCTTGGTCAGTTGGCCATTCTCGACTTTACATTCTATGAAACACCTCTCGTGACAAATCTGACAAATTGTTTCGACTGTTCCTGTAAATTGACTTCTCTCTCTCATAACGAACCTCCTCTAAAAGCACCCGAGTTCACATTCAACAATCTTAATCTTGAGTTCATTTGCTGTTTTCCCGGAATCACTGTAAGATACATTCATCTCTTTCGCTAACTCTCTTAGTTGATGGCATGTTACCCTATTATCATTCGCTAACCCTTTCAGTGCTTTTTTAAACTCTTCATTCATGTGACCTCCTTTCTTTATTTATTGTAGATAAGCAAAATCTATGCCATTACCTAAGATGTTGCTAACTATTTGATATAATTGAATTATTATTAAAAACATGAAGTCACACAACGCTACGCTATCTCATTTATGATATTAACATTCGATTTTTGAGAAGTTAGATTTGTGATTAAAATAATTTTGTTGTCTTGGAGTTTGATTTGCAGGGATATAATTCTAAGAAACTAATGTGACCTGTTGGATGAATGCAGTTTTCTCCACAAGGTATTAAGACTGATGCCCAATCTCTTTGCTGTCTCCTTTTTGTTGGACCGAAATTTTCTTAAGGTATCTTTTATAATCGCCTTTTCGTATTCCTCTACTTGTTCTTTCAGTGTTTGCTGTGAAATATCAGATGACAGTTTCCCAGATATGTTACTCGCCTCTCTTGTTATAATTATATGATTATCTAATCCTTCAAAAAGTTTAAGGAGTAAACTATCGTCGGATACTGATTCACCAAGCAGGATTACATATCTTTTTATCAGGGAGTCAAGTTCACGAATGTTTCCAGGCCAGTTATATTCCTTCATATTTTCAATCATAGTCTCAGATATTCTTTTCCTGCCCCTCGTATATTTGTAAAGGATTTCTTTAATAATGACAGGAATATCTTCCGGTCTTTCCCGCAAAGGTGGGATATCTAACTTGAGGATTGCCAGACGGAAATAAAGATCCATCCTGAATCTTCCTAATTTTACATCTCTCCATAAGTCTTTATAAGTAGAGCTAATAATTCGCACATCTATAGGCACAATCCTGTCACCACCAACGCGCATCACCTCTTTTTCCTCAAGAACCCTTAATAATCTTACCTGTAGATTCTGAGAAATGTCAGCTATCTCATCAAGAAAGATTGTTCCTTCGTTTGCCAGTTCAAACAAGCTGACCTTGCCACCTCTTTTTGCTCCTGTAAATGCACCTTCTTCGTATCCAAAAAGTTCACTCTCTAACAACGATTCAGACAGGGCTGAACAATTTATTGCCACGAAAGGTTTGTTTTTCCTGCTGCTTAAATTATGTATGCTCTGGGCAAAAATCTCCTTTCCTGTCCCTGTCTCTCCTTGAATTAATATTGTTGCATCGGTTTCAGCATATTTTTTTGCGTTATATACAACCTCTTTCATTGTTGTGCTTTCGCCTTTAATCTGGTCTATTGTATATTTAGCTACAAATCCTTTTTTATAGAGTTCTTCTCTCAACTTCCTATCAATTTTTTGAATGCTTGAAGCCTCTTTAAATGTTAATACAACACCTTGAGTCATATCGCCAACTTTAAAAGGAAGTGAGTTTATTACAACATGTAGGTCCCCTATATGACAGATCTGATCCATTTCTGGTTTTCCTGTCCTTAAAACATTGAACAAGCCTGTAAATCTTAAAGCACAGTGGGATGACAATGGCTCGGAACAAAGTTCCGGTAGAGATTTTCCAACCTCTTTTTTCAATTCAATGCCTAAAATCTCCTCAGCTGTCTGATTGAATGTTTTAATCCTACCATTATTATCAACCACTATAACTCCTTCTTTAATTGTTTCGAGAATTGCCCGGAGTTGCGCTGTATCCCTTTGTTCCTTCCTTCGTGTAGAAGCAATAGCTCTGGCCTCTCGAAGAGCCTGTAGAATTGCTCCCTTTGTGGCAAAGATAATAATTCCTACCCCTCCTAATGAAGTGATTATCTGATTGGCAATTCCTCCACCAACAACACAGCTTATTCCTTCTTCTACTGCTTTTGAGATACCATTCATTAACTCTTCCGTTGTAGAATAAATTATCTGGCGTATTTTTATAGAAAGCAAATTCTCGAAAACCTCAATACCATCAGTTGGTATGGAAAAACTTACAAGTCCAATATTAGAACTGTAATTCTTTGCCTCAATAAGAGCATTGAGTATATCCTGATGTGTTATTGCTATCTTAACAACAGGCTGACCAATGGTCTGAGCCAAAATATCACCAAATCCTCTGAGTGCAAGTATTACTTCAACTCCCTCATCAAGAAGTTTTTGGGCAACAGGGACTGCTTCTTCCATTCTTGCTAATTTTACTAATTTCACTATTAACTCTTCAGTCTCTGGGTCAGAATAATGTTTGACCATCTCGCAGACTTTGGCTGAATTAGAGAGGAGGGCAAATTTATATTTTTTATTCTTCATAACTTCAATACCTCTACTCCTAAGTTAAATAATACTATAACAAAAATAGTTATAATAAAAAATGATATTTTTCATTTACCTTATTCGGAACTTTAGGGAAAGAAATCTGCTGGATTAGACTAACAGCATTTTTTGGTACTAAAAAGCGGAGAGAAGTTACTTTTCATCTCCACTTCTAAAATCTCTTTATAACATTTCTTTTTTGTTAGTGTTATTTCTTGGTGGCAACAACATCTACCATCTTATCTTCCTGTTCTACCAAGGCAGATATCTTTCGTATCGCATCAGGACCATTATCAGCATATCCATCAGCACCTATCTTATCAGCATATTTCTGGGTAACCGGGGCTCCACCGATGATAACTTTTATTTCATTTCGGATTCCATTTTCAGATAGTAACGAGATTACCTCCTGCATCCGTGGCATGGTTGTAGTCATCACAGCCGACATTCCCAGCACCTGGGGACGTGTTTCTTTTGCCTTTGAAAGGAAGACTTCGTTGGATACATCAACACCGAGGTCAACAACTTCATACCCAGCAGTTTCAAGAAGCATGATCACGATATTCTTCCCGATGTCGTGTATGTCGTCTGCGACAGTTCCGATCATTACCTTAGCCGGAGTATGTGTCTTTTTCACTTTAACATGTGGTCTCAGAACCTCAACAGCGGACTTCATAGCCCGCGCAGCCCTGAGAAGTTCAGGAACAAAGTATTCATGTCTGTCAAACTTTTCGCTGACTAACGCCATGCCTTTGGTAAGCCCGTTGACTATAGCATTACCTGGATCTACACCTTCCTCAAGCGACTGTTTGGCAAGCTGGGCTGCTTCGTTATGTTCTCCTCTGTCAACAACATCTGCCAGTTTTGCAAGGATATCATCCGTCATAACTTTTTTCATTTTACCTTTACCTCCCAATGTTTTTTATAATGAAAAACTCTGTTCTAAAACTGGAACTACAGCTTTGGAAACGCACCACTACGGAAAAACTTAAGGAAAGCCTCACAGTCTTGGTCGTTTCCACGCAATGTTTCAGCAGATCTAATCAAGGACATCAGTATTTGATCAGTCGGATCGCAGACAACCGCATCCAACCCTCGAGCCATGAGCATTACTATATAAGCTCTGTTCAGCCATTTTCTTTCAGGCAGACCAAAGGAAATATTACTAACTCCACATACAGTATGCGCATCTGGGAACTCGCTATGTAACGCAGCAACACAGTCTGTAACATCTGTCCCATTGCTCTGATCAATAGCTACAGGTAAAACGCATGGATCCAAGAAGATGTCCTCATCCGTCAGTCCTGTATCCCTGAGGTATTTAACCAGACTCTGGGCTATTTCAATCTTCGATCGCACTCCTCCTTTGACTATACCTTTTGCTGCACACAGTCCAATAGTCCGAGGTTTCCACTTTTCTATCACCTTAAGCCCAGGACCAAGTCTTGGTGGTGACAGGGAGATGGAATTCAGAATCGGCCTGCCTCTTTTCCAGTCGTAGACTTCCATTCCACGGAATTGAGCCTGCATCGAATCGCTGTCAAGGCACAGTGGCAAATTGACAGAGCGCTGGACTACCTCAACCAGCCAAGCCATAGTCTCAGGCTCACGCTCTGGTATGCCTGCATTAACTCCGATGTAGTCCGCTCCTGCCTCAGCCTGTGCGACTGCCAAATCAGTCACAAATGACGCATTCCGATCCTCTACTGCATTTAGCACAGACTTACGGCTACAGTTAATTAGTTCTCCAATAATTACCATTAGAGACTTCCTAATTGAGAGACTTAGCTTCCATGTCTACTTGCGTTAAAATCTTTCCATGTATCAATGAAAGCCCTGAAGTTTTCCTTTGGAGTATCCTTGGGTACAACACATGCCCCCGAGAGCATAAAGCCTTTGGCTTTGGTCCCAATATCAAGCGCCTCTCTGGTCTCCTTTTTCACCTGCTCCACGCTACCTTCAAGCATAGTCTGGACTACATCAACCTGACCCAACAGAGATACCTTGTTTCCCATCTCTCTGACTGCTTTTTTGAAATCTACATTAACATATCCTGAGTCCAGACTGATAATATCTGCACCTGTCTTCACGATCAGGTCCCAGCGGTCATCCCACCACCCACATATGTGATACATCACCTTGGCTCCAGCCTCGTGATAGGCGTCGAATTGCTTCTTGTCAAATGGTAGCGAGAACTTTTCGTAGTAGTCTCTTTTTACGAAGCTCCCTGATGCAAGTGGATTGGCAATCAGAATAATGTCGGCTCCTGCCTCAATAAGTGCCTTGCCATATATGATACAACCCTCGGTTGCAAGTTCAATCAGTTCCATAAGCCATTTCGGTCTGTCCTCGAGATCCAGCATAAAATTATTAATCCCCCTAAGAAAAACGGCATTTCTATAACCAGCCTGGCAGAAAGCGACGATCGGCAACTCATTCCCCACGCGCTCTTTAAGACCACGGACAATGTTTATAAGCAGAGGAATCTTGGCATCACATGACGGATCAAGCATCTTGATCTGCGATAAATCTGTGCTGTTTTCCAGCGGACTTTGTACCGGGTTGGGAGCCTGGTCCTCATAGTATGTCTGTTTGAGTCCCATCGCCTCAGCCTCGGGACTGGTCATCATGATATCCCATACGCAATCAAGGTCGAACTTCTTTGAGAAGTTGACCTGTACATCCACGAAACGGCGGTAGTCTTCGTACATCTGACTGAATGTATAACCGTAGTAAGTAATACCATACTCCCGTATGAAAGGAAGGCAGGGCACACGGTCTACTTCCCTCAGTTCAGTAGCAGCCATTACTCGTTCTTTAGGTGTCATGTCTCTTTTCTTGCCCATATATTGAATCTCCCTTTATGTATCTCCAACCTTTAAACTATTCAATTAATCCTGAATATTCTCTTTGCATTCTGGTAAGCGATTTTCTGAGCAACATCAGGATTTAGTTGAGAAAGGATATTCTTGAGTTCATCCATCAAAGCAGAATACATCTTACCATAACATTTTGGGCTCATTGCATCACAACTGATCATTATCCTGTCAGGATAACTTATAAATAACTTCCTCCAGTCCTCCCCTAAATGTCCATTCTCATCAATAACTGAGTTTTTCAAGGTGTATTCCTTAAATATTGCTAATGATTCTGGTGAGACTCCTTTTGCGTTATTGGCCCTCGGTTGGACATCACTGATATCTGTATAGAGATTAGGATGTTTATCAAGCATGGCTTTAACTACCTCTGGATTTGCCCTTCCTAAGTGACACCAGATAATCAATGCATCCTTATTGTGCTCAAGGAGTCTTTCAAGACGGGGGACTGTATCTTCATCAGCAGATTTACTCACAAACTCTATATACTCTCCTTTGGACTCTGCCTCCATGTGGATAAATACTGGAAGGTTCAATCTGGCAGCAAGATCAATCAGTCTGAACATAAATGGTGAATCTGCTGGGAAATTATAGTCATGCGCCTTCTCAGGGACTGCTTGGCCATTGCCGTAATGTCTGAGTCGTATCTCCCCGATCCCCTTGAATGGTCCTCCTTTTAAATCTTTCTCTATCTTTTCTATTGATCTTTCAAAATTTTCCTCCCACCAACCCTGGCGATAACCCTGGAAAAATATTATCTCTTCCCTGTTAATAGATATATTAGACCCCTGGCATAATAGAGTCTGAATAGCAGAGCCTCCATAGAATGGGATCACTCTGTCTGGATATCTCTCATAGAATTTTATAACCTGGGCTTCCTTAGCTCCTCCACGGGGCATAATCCCGATATGAGAGACATCATTTGCGTTTATATCCTCGATTACTTCCTCAAAGTCTACACCTGGTGCAGCATGAGAATGGATGTCTATATACTGCATCGTTTTTCCTCCCTTGTCTAATAGATTACATTTATTTATCCGTTACTTCGATCATCTTAATCCGATCTTCCCGAAGGCTCAAGAATATCCTGTCCTTCTTACGCTCTACCTCAAAATAAGGATTAGCCTGCACTCTGAGGGTCAGATCGCCCACTTTCACCCAGTAGTTAATGACGTTTCCCAAGAATGCCGATCTCTGAATTTTGCCTTCCAAGATATTGACCACTTTTCCCGGACGCTCGGTGTAAAGTTCAAAATCTTCCGGGCGAATACATAGAAGCACCCGGCTGCCCAGACCTACCAGATGTGAGTTGAGCCCGCTACAGACCACCTCTTCTCCTTCTTCAGTCTCAACTATACGACAGCCTTCGTCTATCCGGGAGATTACCCCAGGAATGAAATTAGACACACCGATGAAGTCAGCTACAAATTTTGACTGGGGCTTGTGATAGATTTCAAATGGAGTCCCTTCCTGAACAACCGCCCCACTTTCCATGACTATCACCTTATCCGACAAAACCATTGCCTCACTCTGGTCGTGGGTAACATAAATCGTCGTCACACCAGTCCGCCTCTGTATCTCTTTGAGCTCGAAGCGGACTATCTCTCTCACCTTTGCATCAAGGTTAGCCAGTGGCTCATCCAGGAGAAGCAGACGAGGCGAATAGACTAATGCCCTCGCCAGAGCCACCCGCTGCTGCTGACCACCTGAGAGTTCTCCAGGGTAGCGATCGGCAAGACCCTCCATATGAACCAAAGACAAGATTTCATCTACCTTCTCTGTGATCTTGGATTTGGAGAACTTACGAATCCTTAAGGGATAGGCAATATTGTTATACACGGTGAGGTGAGGCCAGATAGCATAAGATTGGAACACCATGCCAATATCCCGCTTTTCTGCAGGTTCATTTATCCCCTGAGAGCGGGAAAAGACAGTCTTCTCGTTAATGATGACCTCTCCTTGGTCAGGTTCAAGAAGGCCGGCAATCATCCGCATCGTGGTCGTTTTGCCACTGCCACTGGGTCCTAAAAAGGTAACCAACTTGCCGTCCTCCACATCTATACTTATATGGTTAACCGCAGTAAAGTCACCAAAGGACTTCACCAGATCAACCGCACTCACCATTATCTTCATAGCCATTCCTCCCGCTCAATCACAGTATAAAGCTAAAACACCTTTTCAGAGCCTTCGATCTTAATGATTGGCGGTAACTCAGCTCCTTTATATGGGGTCTTGATTTTGCCCTTGACTGTTTCTTGAGGTGATAGTTTCCCCTCCTTAGGCAGGATGACCCTACCGCTAGCCCACCCACCTTCTTCCTTAGCTGAGGCGAAAATGATGAACTGAGCGGGCGTACTTCCCATATTCTGGATAGTGAACTCTACCACCAGTCTGCCCTTCTTCTCTCCCTCTTTTTCCATCTCCAATGTAGGCATGATAGCAGTAATCTTTAAATTCTCTGATACCTCTACCTGTATCTCTGGCTCTACAGCAAAAGCATAGTTAGCCGATAAAAGCCAGATTGCCACCAACACTATAACAATCATTTTCTTCATGTTACCCTCCTGATAAACTACGCTTTGATAGTTCACTACGCTTAGTTAATTCTGCAAACTTGACTCGGGTTAGTTTCATGATAATTCCCACAAAAATCAGGGTAAGCAAAGAACTAATGATGATGAACGAACACATTTGCTGCCAGCGGCCATCTTCCCATGTGTTAAAGATGATATAGGCAAAGACCTCGTTTCCTAAACTGAAGAGAATGATGGATGCCCCTACTTCTCTTACCATAGAGGCAAATATCACGATGAGTCCCACGAACATGCCTGGTTTAACCAAAGGCAGTGTCACCGTCCGAAACTGGTGCAGCCACGAAG is part of the Nitrospirota bacterium genome and encodes:
- a CDS encoding molybdopterin-dependent oxidoreductase, with product MRERSQFTGTVETICQICHERCFIECKVENGQLTKVLHTGCEKGLYMAETLHHPRRLKYPLKAAGEKGTGNWIQISWDEALDLMAKKFTEIKDRYGPEANCVGITSHHKERTCDACHSLAKFLNTPNILDANYQCSQCSCISDFYTFGEWVTWETRIDYENSKCIVLWGANVIDTRPVKARNMFNVQKKGAKIIVIDPRFSETAKRADIWLRVRPQSDGALALAWLHVMINEELYDKEFVTEQCIGFDELKERVEPWTPERAEKITWVPKEQIIEAARLYGRTRPSCIHTRLGVDGQSLNSTQTCRAITCIFSIKGDLDSIGGNIIHTPTDIPTATALGPREYLNTTLNGFRNIYWMMRNWRRSPDLEAKRPGYREYPIYNGPQEISWFDYNSHYPGLLDFMEQGKIRGLYIPGNNAIAHYANPKRLWNILKGLDFMVVSDIFMTPTAEIADLVLPAAHSAEIDSLNHTLSGAPGAPYGNSIVACPKVVDPPGEAWDDMKIVIELGKRMGADMPYNNIDELHNWMLEPVGTTYEELMAQPKHQMIFPMEFKKYKLPSWKWNTPTGKIELYSYWFKKIGYDPLPNYKEDPVSPISTPDVWKEYPLIMVHHRLRFYQNSERFDCPSLRRLASEPEIEIHPQTAKELGVEDGDWMWLESYQLKGERVKGRAKFVEKMHPNVVSISQGWWYPEIEEPEHGVFEYNVNTIISDGPPFEEFNGHAQMRGILCRGGRVEPK
- a CDS encoding corrinoid protein, whose translation is MKKVMTDDILAKLADVVDRGEHNEAAQLAKQSLEEGVDPGNAIVNGLTKGMALVSEKFDRHEYFVPELLRAARAMKSAVEVLRPHVKVKKTHTPAKVMIGTVADDIHDIGKNIVIMLLETAGYEVVDLGVDVSNEVFLSKAKETRPQVLGMSAVMTTTMPRMQEVISLLSENGIRNEIKVIIGGAPVTQKYADKIGADGYADNGPDAIRKISALVEQEDKMVDVVATKK
- a CDS encoding molybdopterin-dependent oxidoreductase → MKKNKHLSKEHAIRIVDTLDHSIRTVDTVCQNCHENCKIQCQVEDGRLVKIKTSRCEKGAYLHEILYNSDRVLYPLKRIGERGGGQWSRISWDEALDLMAGKFKEIRKRYGPEANCVGISSHHKFTTVMASHLSSKILNTPNVYDSNYQCSKGGALADHYTIGARVTWETRIDFEHSKCIVLWGANITETGPAKSIKIFNAQKKGAKVIVIDPRPIPAAKKSDIWLRIRPGSDGALALGWLHILIEEEMYDKDFVKKHCYGFDELRERVQPWTPERVSQITWLPKEQIIEAARLYGKTRPSCIRTRVGVDGQSLNSTQASRAISCLIAIKGDIDVPGGNLLPTPTTYSTKPGTKNTYLKGFKDIWWLARNWGRAPELEAKRIGYNEYPIWSGPRETDFFNDYVSHNYLLLEAIKKGKVRGLYLPGANPVVHAENAKKVWNILKQLDFMVVADIFMTPTAELADLVLPAAHWAETNVVTNSWEGYGNTIVACPKVVEPPGECWDDRLIVLELGKRMGADVPWDNVDEFNNYCLESLGITFDDLLGHPGQRIEFPVEFKKYERPGWLWNTPTGKIELYSTRFMKLRYDPLPNYKEEPVSPLSTPDLWKEYPLIMINHRIRYYMHTEQRNCPSIRKKASEPEIEIHPQTARNLGINEGDWMWLESFQLKGERVKGKAKFVKEIHPNVVSMLMGWWFPEYQEPEHGYSQSNINTITSDGPPFEEFDGHAQMRGILCKAGKV
- a CDS encoding dihydropteroate synthase → MVIIGELINCSRKSVLNAVEDRNASFVTDLAVAQAEAGADYIGVNAGIPEREPETMAWLVEVVQRSVNLPLCLDSDSMQAQFRGMEVYDWKRGRPILNSISLSPPRLGPGLKVIEKWKPRTIGLCAAKGIVKGGVRSKIEIAQSLVKYLRDTGLTDEDIFLDPCVLPVAIDQSNGTDVTDCVAALHSEFPDAHTVCGVSNISFGLPERKWLNRAYIVMLMARGLDAVVCDPTDQILMSLIRSAETLRGNDQDCEAFLKFFRSGAFPKL
- a CDS encoding sigma 54-interacting transcriptional regulator, encoding MKNKKYKFALLSNSAKVCEMVKHYSDPETEELIVKLVKLARMEEAVPVAQKLLDEGVEVILALRGFGDILAQTIGQPVVKIAITHQDILNALIEAKNYSSNIGLVSFSIPTDGIEVFENLLSIKIRQIIYSTTEELMNGISKAVEEGISCVVGGGIANQIITSLGGVGIIIFATKGAILQALREARAIASTRRKEQRDTAQLRAILETIKEGVIVVDNNGRIKTFNQTAEEILGIELKKEVGKSLPELCSEPLSSHCALRFTGLFNVLRTGKPEMDQICHIGDLHVVINSLPFKVGDMTQGVVLTFKEASSIQKIDRKLREELYKKGFVAKYTIDQIKGESTTMKEVVYNAKKYAETDATILIQGETGTGKEIFAQSIHNLSSRKNKPFVAINCSALSESLLESELFGYEEGAFTGAKRGGKVSLFELANEGTIFLDEIADISQNLQVRLLRVLEEKEVMRVGGDRIVPIDVRIISSTYKDLWRDVKLGRFRMDLYFRLAILKLDIPPLRERPEDIPVIIKEILYKYTRGRKRISETMIENMKEYNWPGNIRELDSLIKRYVILLGESVSDDSLLLKLFEGLDNHIIITREASNISGKLSSDISQQTLKEQVEEYEKAIIKDTLRKFRSNKKETAKRLGISLNTLWRKLHSSNRSH